The following are encoded in a window of Rhizobium sp. 11515TR genomic DNA:
- a CDS encoding outer membrane protein has product MIRFDALALAAAMAGASAGIAFAADAAPPEIKMPEVSVKDARGWYVRGDVGYAVNASRTDTRLRAYDPAGGDYSSSSFDSTRFGGDFSGGLGIGYQFNDLFRADVSGDFFSGDFNGRLSSDSPCSGGAGGTGCSTKARSSFRAGSLMVNGYVDLGTLAGFTPYVGAGLGATRVSWNSVNVTGSCLDGASGCGGAASVSARYPGESDWRMSYALMAGVAYEVAPNVKVDLGYRFSHIAGGDMFGDSAASATTGRDGALSRHEIRVGLRITTW; this is encoded by the coding sequence ATGATCCGTTTTGACGCTTTGGCGCTGGCCGCAGCGATGGCAGGCGCATCGGCGGGTATTGCCTTTGCGGCCGATGCAGCACCGCCGGAAATCAAGATGCCGGAGGTCAGCGTCAAGGATGCCAGGGGATGGTATGTGCGCGGCGATGTGGGCTATGCGGTCAACGCCAGCCGCACGGATACGAGACTTCGTGCCTATGATCCTGCGGGTGGCGATTACAGTTCGAGCAGCTTTGATTCGACCCGGTTCGGCGGTGATTTTTCCGGCGGCCTCGGTATCGGTTATCAATTCAACGATCTGTTTCGCGCCGACGTGTCTGGCGATTTCTTCAGCGGCGATTTCAATGGCCGCCTTTCGAGCGATTCGCCTTGTTCCGGCGGGGCCGGCGGCACGGGATGCTCCACGAAGGCCCGTTCCTCCTTCAGGGCTGGCAGCCTCATGGTCAACGGCTATGTCGATCTCGGGACGCTTGCGGGTTTCACGCCCTATGTCGGCGCCGGTCTTGGCGCCACGCGGGTTTCCTGGAACAGCGTCAATGTCACCGGCTCCTGTCTTGACGGCGCATCGGGTTGCGGTGGCGCTGCGTCGGTCAGTGCTCGATATCCTGGCGAAAGTGACTGGCGCATGTCCTATGCCTTGATGGCGGGTGTCGCCTATGAAGTCGCGCCGAACGTCAAGGTCGATCTCGGCTATCGTTTCTCCCATATCGCCGGCGGCGACATGTTTGGCGATTCTGCGGCCAGCGCCACCACAGGCCGCGACGGGGCATTGTCGCGTCACGAAATTCGTGTCGGCCTGCGGATCACCACTTGGTGA
- a CDS encoding phosphoserine transaminase produces the protein MTKLAKPDIRPNNTHFSSGPCSKRPGWTLNALSDAALGRSHRAKVGKAKLKQAIDLTREILEVPADYRIGIVPASDTGAVEMALWSLLGERGVDMLAWESFGAGWVTDVVKQLKLKDVRKLEAGYGELPDLSAVDFDRDVVFTWNGTTSGVRVPNADFIPADRKGLTICDATSAAFAQNLDFAKLDVVTFSWQKVLGGEGAHGVIILSPRAVERLTTYQPAWPLPKIFRMTSGGKLIEGIFTGETINTPSMLCVEDYIDALLWAKDLGGLKALIGRADANAKVIHDFVAANDWIANLAVKAETASNTSVCLKIVDKDVVALDADGQANFAKGLVALLEKEGVAYDVGHYRDAPSGLRIWAGATIEASDMQKLMPWLAWAFETQKATLSQAAA, from the coding sequence ATGACTAAGCTCGCCAAGCCGGACATCCGTCCGAATAATACCCATTTCTCTTCTGGTCCATGCTCGAAGCGTCCCGGTTGGACGCTTAACGCTCTTTCCGATGCGGCTCTTGGCCGTTCGCACCGTGCGAAAGTCGGCAAGGCAAAGCTGAAGCAGGCCATTGATCTAACTCGCGAAATTCTGGAAGTGCCGGCGGATTACCGCATCGGCATCGTTCCCGCTTCCGATACCGGCGCCGTCGAAATGGCGCTTTGGTCGCTGCTCGGCGAACGCGGTGTCGACATGCTCGCTTGGGAAAGCTTCGGTGCCGGCTGGGTTACCGACGTCGTCAAGCAGCTGAAGCTCAAGGACGTTCGCAAGCTTGAAGCCGGTTACGGCGAGCTGCCAGATCTTTCCGCTGTCGATTTCGACCGCGACGTGGTCTTCACCTGGAACGGCACCACCTCCGGTGTGCGCGTTCCGAACGCTGATTTCATCCCGGCCGACCGCAAGGGCCTGACGATCTGCGACGCCACCTCGGCAGCCTTCGCTCAGAACCTCGATTTTGCCAAGCTCGATGTCGTCACCTTCTCCTGGCAGAAGGTTCTGGGCGGCGAAGGTGCCCATGGCGTCATCATCCTGTCGCCGCGCGCCGTCGAGCGCCTGACGACCTATCAGCCGGCCTGGCCGCTGCCGAAGATCTTCCGCATGACCAGCGGCGGCAAGCTGATCGAAGGCATCTTCACCGGCGAGACGATCAATACGCCTTCGATGCTTTGTGTCGAAGACTATATCGATGCTCTCCTCTGGGCCAAGGACCTCGGCGGGCTCAAGGCGCTGATCGGCCGCGCCGATGCCAATGCCAAGGTCATTCACGATTTCGTTGCCGCCAACGACTGGATCGCCAATCTCGCCGTCAAGGCCGAGACGGCGTCCAACACGTCAGTCTGCCTGAAGATCGTCGATAAGGATGTCGTCGCTCTCGATGCCGATGGCCAGGCGAATTTCGCCAAGGGCCTGGTTGCGCTCCTTGAGAAGGAAGGCGTCGCCTATGACGTCGGCCATTATCGCGACGCGCCGTCGGGCCTGCGCATCTGGGCGGGTGCAACGATCGAAGCTTC
- a CDS encoding SH3 domain-containing protein: MPVKPAAAAATAWNKGRETGLPIPRYVSLRAHKARMRVGPSTIYATKWIYMKPGLPLEIIDEYGHWRQVRDDTGVTGWMHTALLSGARTAVVAPWLTKNAMLRTDPNPAAKAIAELQPRVLVSLQSCTGTWCRVSVREHSARGYIRQDKLWGAYPGEMFQ, translated from the coding sequence ATGCCGGTCAAGCCGGCAGCAGCCGCGGCCACTGCTTGGAACAAGGGGCGCGAGACGGGCTTGCCGATCCCGCGCTACGTTTCGCTCCGAGCTCATAAGGCGCGCATGCGCGTCGGGCCCTCGACGATCTATGCCACGAAATGGATCTATATGAAGCCGGGTCTTCCCTTGGAAATCATTGATGAATACGGCCATTGGCGACAGGTCCGCGATGATACCGGAGTGACCGGCTGGATGCATACAGCCCTGCTCTCCGGAGCACGGACGGCCGTAGTCGCTCCATGGCTGACGAAGAATGCCATGCTGCGCACTGATCCGAATCCCGCCGCAAAGGCAATCGCGGAGCTGCAGCCGCGCGTACTGGTCTCGCTGCAATCCTGCACCGGAACCTGGTGCCGTGTTTCGGTCCGGGAGCATTCCGCCAGAGGCTATATCAGGCAGGACAAGCTTTGGGGCGCCTATCCCGGAGAAATGTTCCAGTAG
- the glmM gene encoding phosphoglucosamine mutase, translated as MKRRYFGTDGIRGQSNIYPMTPDLAMRVGIAAGTIFHRGSHRHRVVIGKDTRLSGYMLENAMVAGFTAAGVDAFVLGPIPTPAVAMLTRSLRADIGVMISASHNPYEDNGIKLFGPDGYKLSDDLEMRIEEMLDKDMSEHLAKSENIGRAKRIDGVHDRYIEHAKRTLPRDVTLQGLRIAIDCANGAAYKVAPAALWELGADVVTIGNEPNGTNINLNCGSTSPVALQKKVDEVRADIGIALDGDADRVIIVDENGTIIDGDQLMAVIAESWAESQTLRGNGIVATVMSNLGLERFLDDRGMSLARTAVGDRYVVEHMRQHNYNVGGEQSGHIVLSDYGTTGDGLVAALQILAAVKRTSKPVSEVCRRFEPVPQLLRNVRISGGKPLEDIQVRQAIADAESELSRNGRLVIRPSGTEPLIRVMAEGDDRGQIERIVGGLIDVISSVRSAA; from the coding sequence ATGAAACGTCGTTATTTCGGAACTGACGGAATTCGCGGTCAATCCAATATCTATCCGATGACGCCGGATCTTGCCATGCGCGTAGGTATCGCTGCCGGCACGATCTTCCATCGAGGCAGCCATCGCCATCGCGTCGTTATCGGCAAGGACACGCGTCTTTCCGGCTATATGCTGGAAAACGCCATGGTGGCGGGATTTACCGCGGCCGGTGTCGATGCCTTCGTTCTCGGCCCTATCCCGACACCCGCGGTCGCCATGCTGACGCGCTCGCTGCGCGCCGATATCGGCGTGATGATCTCTGCCTCGCATAATCCCTACGAGGATAACGGCATCAAGCTTTTCGGGCCGGATGGCTACAAGCTCTCCGACGATCTGGAAATGAGAATCGAGGAGATGCTCGACAAGGACATGTCGGAGCATCTTGCCAAGTCGGAGAATATCGGCCGCGCCAAGCGTATCGATGGTGTGCATGACCGCTATATCGAACATGCCAAGCGCACCCTGCCGCGCGATGTGACGCTGCAGGGGCTGCGGATCGCAATCGACTGCGCCAATGGCGCTGCCTACAAGGTGGCCCCGGCCGCTCTTTGGGAGCTTGGCGCCGACGTCGTCACCATCGGCAATGAGCCGAACGGCACGAATATCAATCTGAATTGCGGCTCCACCAGCCCCGTCGCCTTGCAGAAAAAGGTGGATGAAGTCCGCGCCGATATCGGTATCGCGCTGGATGGGGATGCCGACCGTGTCATCATCGTCGATGAAAACGGCACGATCATCGATGGTGACCAGCTGATGGCCGTCATTGCCGAAAGCTGGGCCGAGAGCCAGACGCTGCGCGGTAATGGTATTGTCGCAACCGTGATGTCCAATCTCGGCCTCGAGCGCTTCCTGGACGATCGTGGCATGTCGCTTGCGCGCACGGCCGTCGGCGACCGCTATGTCGTCGAGCATATGCGCCAGCACAATTACAATGTCGGCGGCGAGCAGTCCGGCCACATCGTATTGTCCGACTATGGCACGACAGGCGACGGCCTCGTGGCTGCGCTGCAGATCCTTGCTGCGGTGAAGCGCACGAGCAAGCCGGTCAGTGAAGTCTGTCGCCGTTTCGAACCGGTACCGCAGCTGCTGCGCAACGTCCGTATTTCCGGCGGCAAGCCACTGGAGGACATTCAGGTGCGCCAGGCAATCGCCGATGCGGAAAGCGAGCTTTCCCGCAACGGCCGTCTGGTGATCCGCCCTTCCGGCACCGAGCCCCTGATCCGTGTCATGGCGGAAGGCGACGATCGCGGCCAGATCGAACGCATCGTCGGCGGACTGATCGACGTGATCTCGAGTGTGCGCTCGGCCGCCTGA
- a CDS encoding outer membrane protein, which produces MMKTLMGALATLLVGTSAFSADLYTPEPVQPAPEVTVAQSSGWYLRGDVGYAFTNLRGANYFQGSNSSLVDFDRAKLDGNVTLGGGVGYQINNYLRTDLTLDYLFKSDFKGSTKGDCGACGPGFTPTAATSRDLASLTAYSLLANAYVDLGTYGIFTPYVGGGLGGTYVKWSNLKNTSCSDANPDSCDGSVTHNGRGSWRFTYALMAGTSIDLSCNLKADVGYRYRHVQGGDMFGYNENGGPGYDKGLNLHEARIGARYTFGGCQTASYMPPADIPVQPSVYK; this is translated from the coding sequence ATGATGAAAACCCTGATGGGGGCACTTGCCACTTTGCTTGTTGGCACGTCGGCCTTTTCTGCTGATCTCTATACACCCGAACCGGTTCAGCCGGCGCCGGAAGTGACCGTCGCCCAATCCAGCGGCTGGTATCTGCGCGGCGATGTCGGCTATGCCTTCACGAACCTGCGCGGTGCCAACTACTTCCAGGGCTCCAATTCCAGCCTTGTCGATTTCGATCGTGCGAAGCTGGACGGCAATGTCACGCTCGGCGGCGGTGTCGGTTACCAGATCAACAACTACCTGCGCACGGACTTGACGCTCGACTATCTCTTCAAGTCCGATTTTAAGGGCTCCACGAAGGGCGATTGCGGTGCCTGCGGCCCGGGCTTTACTCCGACTGCGGCGACCTCTCGCGATCTCGCTTCGCTCACGGCCTATAGCTTGCTTGCCAACGCTTATGTCGATCTCGGCACTTACGGCATCTTCACCCCCTATGTCGGTGGCGGTCTCGGCGGCACCTATGTCAAGTGGAGCAATCTGAAAAACACGTCCTGCTCGGACGCCAATCCGGATTCCTGCGACGGGTCGGTCACGCATAACGGCCGCGGCAGCTGGCGCTTCACCTATGCGCTGATGGCCGGTACATCCATCGACCTGAGCTGCAATCTCAAGGCCGATGTTGGCTATCGCTACCGTCACGTTCAGGGCGGCGACATGTTCGGTTACAACGAGAATGGCGGTCCTGGCTACGACAAGGGTCTGAACCTGCACGAAGCCCGCATCGGTGCGCGCTATACCTTCGGCGGCTGCCAGACCGCAAGCTACATGCCGCCGGCCGATATCCCGGTCCAGCCATCGGTTTACAAGTAA
- a CDS encoding glycosyltransferase family 25 protein, whose amino-acid sequence MSLTALAENPLMPVQAMPVYLINIDRAAERLAEIQRQSDEFGFRFERIDGVDGALVPREQWIDVDHVRFQRRHGRTILPGEYGCYRSHLTALRQFLANGGEIAIIIEDDVALDAEFLARAAAAREAAPAADLIKLVNHRWNGFRAMARSLKGDIVGRCLFGPQGSTACYLVTRRGAEKIVKSLSVMSLPWDVAVERGWDMHISIVSTRANIAGFSRLQRTTMIGWRRDYRAAKSSALRRFPAHIFRTLDFFRRIAYVLTTP is encoded by the coding sequence ATGTCTCTAACTGCACTCGCCGAAAACCCTTTGATGCCCGTACAGGCCATGCCGGTCTATTTGATCAATATCGATCGCGCGGCAGAGCGGCTGGCGGAGATCCAGCGTCAAAGCGATGAATTCGGCTTCCGATTCGAACGCATCGATGGCGTCGATGGCGCGCTCGTCCCGCGCGAGCAATGGATCGATGTCGACCATGTTCGTTTCCAGCGCCGACATGGCCGGACCATTCTGCCCGGCGAATACGGCTGCTACCGCAGCCACTTGACGGCACTGCGCCAGTTTCTGGCAAACGGCGGTGAAATAGCCATCATCATCGAAGACGATGTCGCCTTGGATGCCGAGTTTCTGGCACGTGCCGCGGCGGCCAGGGAAGCCGCGCCAGCCGCCGATCTCATCAAGCTTGTCAATCACCGTTGGAACGGCTTTCGCGCCATGGCGCGCAGCCTCAAGGGAGATATCGTCGGGCGTTGCCTGTTCGGTCCACAGGGTTCCACCGCCTGCTATCTCGTCACGCGCCGCGGCGCCGAGAAGATCGTGAAATCGCTCTCCGTTATGTCGCTGCCCTGGGATGTGGCCGTCGAGCGGGGCTGGGACATGCATATATCCATCGTCAGCACGCGCGCGAATATTGCCGGTTTCAGCCGGCTGCAGAGAACGACCATGATCGGCTGGCGCCGCGATTATCGAGCAGCCAAATCTTCTGCCCTGCGGCGTTTTCCAGCGCACATTTTTCGAACCTTGGATTTCTTTCGCCGCATCGCCTATGTGCTGACGACGCCATAG